The region CCAGCTTCCCCTGCCCATCGGTCACCACGCGCTCGCCGGCGTCGAGCCCCCGCTCGATGACGGTCTGGTTACCCACCTGACGGCCGGCGACGACCGGCTTCATCACCGCCGCCCCCTTCGCATCGACGGTGAAGACGAAGGTCCCGTCCTGTCCCGCCTGCACCGCCTGGCTCGGGACCAGCACCGCGCTCGAATCGCTGAACAGCTCCAGCTCCACTCGCACGAACTGCCCGGGCCACAACCGCCGGTCGTCGTTGGCGAAGCGCCCCTTGAGCGTGACGGTGCCCGTGGTCGTGTCGACCCCGTTGTCCACGAAGCTCAGCTGCCCGACGATCGGCTGCGAATCGTTGGCCGAATGGAGGGCACGCACCGGGAGTGCCCCCTGCCCCGCATACCGTTGCACCTGTGGAAACTCGCGCTCCGGCACCGAGAAGCGCACCAGGATGGGGCGGATCTGGTTGATCACCACCAGCGGCGGGACCGCCCCGGGGCGCACCAGGTTGCCGGCGCGCACGAGCAAGCTCCCCGTCTTGCCAGCGATGGGGGCGCGAATCGTCGCGTTGTCGAGGTTGAAGCGGGCGTTGGCGACCGCGGCGCGATCGGCATCGACCACGGCGGCGAGCGCCGTGGCGTTGGCCGCCGACTGGTCGGCCTGCGCGCGCGTGACGTAGTCCTTCTGCACCAACGCGGCAAAACGCGCCGAATCGCGCTTCGCATTCTCCGCCTGTGCCACGTCGCGCGCCAACACCGCCTCGGCCTGCCGCAGCGCCGCCTCATACGGGCGCCGGTCGATGGTGAAGAGCAGCTGCCCCTCCTGCACCTCGTCTCCTTCGCGAAAATGAACCGCGAGCAGGACGCCCCCCACCTGCGACTGCAGCGCCACCGACTGCTGCGGCTCGACCAGCCCGTTCGCCGTC is a window of Gemmatimonadaceae bacterium DNA encoding:
- a CDS encoding efflux RND transporter periplasmic adaptor subunit; this encodes MTWFVSLAPAVVRSRAATLLLASAALVAVGCKKPAAPTRPPVAVTVATSARGAAPYVVTANGLVEPQQSVALQSQVGGVLLAVHFREGDEVQEGQLLFTIDRRPYEAALRQAEAVLARDVAQAENAKRDSARFAALVQKDYVTRAQADQSAANATALAAVVDADRAAVANARFNLDNATIRAPIAGKTGSLLVRAGNLVRPGAVPPLVVINQIRPILVRFSVPEREFPQVQRYAGQGALPVRALHSANDSQPIVGQLSFVDNGVDTTTGTVTLKGRFANDDRRLWPGQFVRVELELFSDSSAVLVPSQAVQAGQDGTFVFTVDAKGAAVMKPVVAGRQVGNQTVIERGLDAGERVVTDGQGKLAPGSKVSIKEAGGAATAAPARQGGTP